In Pseudomonas sp. R76, one genomic interval encodes:
- a CDS encoding SPOR domain-containing protein, translated as MGTSLPFWLIIAAVTAYVASTRGRSGPRWFAISLFLSAFALVAVLLMPRLAKTGVDALVHPDLRPCPACNQSIQAAASRSKHCGAQVEPIALRDRSGWVARMTANTDEAFERMASQMALIDVPTVLDEPPHLYAGPFEEKAEAQNVLKFLKSEHGLDGLVTWRSVKR; from the coding sequence ATGGGTACCTCACTCCCCTTCTGGCTCATTATCGCAGCCGTCACGGCTTACGTTGCAAGCACACGCGGGCGCTCAGGTCCCCGGTGGTTTGCGATCTCGCTCTTCCTTTCCGCGTTCGCCCTGGTCGCTGTGTTGTTAATGCCCCGGCTGGCAAAGACCGGTGTTGACGCCTTGGTGCACCCGGATCTGCGCCCTTGCCCAGCCTGCAACCAATCCATCCAGGCGGCGGCCTCTCGCAGTAAGCACTGCGGGGCGCAAGTGGAGCCGATTGCCTTGAGAGATCGAAGCGGTTGGGTAGCGCGTATGACGGCCAATACGGATGAGGCGTTTGAACGGATGGCGTCACAGATGGCGCTCATCGATGTACCGACAGTGCTTGATGAGCCGCCACACCTTTACGCGGGGCCGTTTGAGGAAAAGGCCGAGGCGCAAAACGTACTCAAATTCCTGAAGTCTGAACATGGCTTGGATGGGCTGGTGACGTGGCGGTCGGTGAAGCGATAA
- a CDS encoding DUF2846 domain-containing protein, whose protein sequence is MQADVANYSLPKAAVADKGLVYVVRPSNVGMMVRFNVFLDDKEADSEMGYNRGNQYIYFFVTPGQHVISSKAENWADMPINVKAGEVVYLKQEVEMGFAVARNSLKVLSDVEGRYLVKDASLGTVAKESK, encoded by the coding sequence ATGCAGGCGGACGTGGCGAACTACTCGCTGCCCAAGGCTGCTGTCGCCGACAAAGGCCTGGTGTACGTAGTACGCCCAAGCAACGTGGGGATGATGGTGCGCTTCAACGTGTTCCTGGATGACAAGGAAGCCGACTCGGAGATGGGCTACAACCGTGGCAACCAATACATTTATTTCTTCGTGACGCCGGGCCAGCACGTGATCAGCTCCAAAGCTGAAAACTGGGCTGACATGCCGATCAACGTCAAGGCGGGTGAGGTGGTTTACCTCAAGCAGGAAGTCGAAATGGGCTTCGCCGTGGCACGCAACAGCCTCAAAGTGCTGAGCGATGTGGAAGGCCGTTATCTGGTCAAGGACGCGTCCTTGGGCACCGTGGCAAAAGAAAGCAAGTGA
- a CDS encoding tetratricopeptide repeat protein: MNKAMVVLAIAGFVAGCQASAPPSSFEQSLANVQCVLSEGAKSLTVEQVQSIRNASDNGNVRCKTALGGLYETGRGGVPQDFAKAKSLYESVAAVDGIGYERLARMAEEGHGQARNDVEARRLYQLALTSSDSDKSKLALAKLMEEGRGGPQDLFGAMMYYVEASQHAGDVAWKGIQRIRAQGPVLTPEQTQRYNDVWADTSRKSLNRTTMDIEIALNKHIQRASVSKPVTLQVQGKSGSNVPHIALIQSSGNAEVDQAVIAAFGKYRIPAEPLLPAGQDSWSSERSLKVGL, from the coding sequence ATGAACAAGGCAATGGTTGTACTGGCAATCGCGGGTTTCGTCGCAGGCTGTCAAGCCTCCGCACCACCCAGCTCCTTTGAACAGAGCCTGGCCAACGTTCAATGCGTGCTGTCTGAGGGCGCGAAAAGCCTTACGGTAGAACAGGTCCAATCCATTCGTAACGCAAGCGATAACGGCAACGTGCGCTGTAAGACTGCGCTCGGTGGTTTGTACGAAACCGGTCGTGGCGGCGTACCGCAAGATTTTGCCAAGGCCAAATCGCTCTATGAGTCCGTCGCCGCCGTGGATGGCATCGGTTACGAGAGGCTGGCGCGTATGGCCGAGGAGGGCCACGGGCAAGCGCGCAACGACGTGGAGGCGCGCCGTCTTTATCAGTTGGCGCTGACCAGCAGCGACAGCGATAAAAGTAAGCTCGCCTTGGCCAAATTGATGGAGGAGGGTCGCGGTGGCCCGCAGGATTTGTTCGGGGCCATGATGTATTACGTGGAGGCCAGCCAGCATGCCGGCGATGTCGCGTGGAAGGGCATTCAGCGCATTCGCGCTCAAGGGCCGGTGCTGACGCCTGAACAGACGCAGCGCTACAACGACGTCTGGGCTGATACCAGTCGCAAGAGCCTGAATCGCACGACGATGGACATCGAGATTGCCTTGAACAAGCACATCCAACGCGCCAGCGTCAGCAAACCGGTGACGCTGCAAGTGCAAGGCAAATCGGGTTCGAATGTGCCGCACATCGCATTGATCCAAAGCTCGGGCAACGCTGAGGTAGACCAGGCCGTAATCGCCGCATTTGGTAAATACCGCATTCCTGCCGAGCCGCTATTGCCGGCTGGCCAGGATTCCTGGTCGTCTGAGCGGTCTCTCAAGGTCGGCCTGTAA